GACGCCATGTTGACCATCCGCAAACGCGACGCAAGCGGCGAGGCCGCCGAGAACGGCGAGCATCGACCGCGCGTCGCCGTGGGCGAAGAGGGCGGGGTGCTGGGCTGCGCGTTTTCCGGCGTGTGGACGACGCGCACCGTGGCGGCGGTCGATGCGGACATGCGCAAGATCGAGCAGAGAAGCGGCGCGAAACAGCTGATGCTCGATCTTTCCCACATCGAAAAGATCGACACGGCCGGGGCCTGGCTGATCGACCGGCTGGCCAGCGCCTTCGAGAAGAAAGGCGTCGAGGTCCATTTGCAGGGGCAAAGCGAGGTCGCCTCGATCCTGCTCGGCGCCGTCGGCGACGCGGTCCGCCGCGAGCCCGAATCGGGCCCGTCCGGGCCGCCCAACATCATCCTGCGCGCTCTGGAGCTGGTTGGCCGGCGGGTCTACGAGATGCGCGACGATTTCTTCGCCTCGATGAATATCCTCGGCGCCACGATCCGTGGCGCGCAGATGAAGCTCGGGCGCGGTCACGCAGTCAATCCGGCCGCGATCTTCAACCAGATCGATCGCATGGGCGTCGGCGCAATCCCGGTGGTGGTGCTGATGTCGGCCATCGTCGGCGCCATCGTCGCCCAGCAGGGCGCCTATCAGCTCAGCTATTTCGGCGCCAATATCTTCGTCGTCGACCTAGTCGGCGTGCTGATCCTGCGCGAGCTCGGCGTGCTGATGACGGCGATCATGCTCGCCGGACGTTCGGGCAGCGCCATCACGGCCGAGATCGGCTCGATGAAGATGCGCGAGGAGGTCGACGCGCTCAAGGTGATCGGCCTCAATCCGATCGGCGTGCTGGTGTTTCCCCGGCTCGTCGCGCTGGTGATCGGGCTGCCTTGCCTCACCATCATCGCCAATTTCGCCGCCCTTGCCGGCGGCATCGTCGCCGCCTGGCTCTATTCCGACATCCCGCCGGCCGCGTTCATCGACAGGCTGCGCGTCGCCATCGATCTCAGCACCATCTTCGCCGGCCTGATCAAGGCGCCGTTCATGGCCCTGATCATCGGGATCATTGCGTCTGTCGAGGGCATGAAAGTCGGCGGCAGCGCCGAATCGCTCGGCCTGCACGTCACCGCTTCGGTGGTGAAGTCGATCTTCATCGTCATCATCCTCGACGGGCTTTTCGCCATGTTCTACGCAGCGATCGGCTTCTGAGATGGCGAACGGCAACGGCGCCACGGCAGCGGAGCACACGAACGATGGCGAGATCGTGCTTTCGGTTCGCGACGTCACCGTCGCCATCGGCGACAAGCTGATCCTCGACAAGCTTTCGCTCGACATCAAGCGCGGGGAAATCCTTGGCTTTGTCGGCGCGTCCGGCGCCGGCAAATCGGTGCTGCTGCGCACCATACTG
This region of Mesorhizobium sp. M2A.F.Ca.ET.046.03.2.1 genomic DNA includes:
- a CDS encoding ABC transporter permease, with translation MLTIRKRDASGEAAENGEHRPRVAVGEEGGVLGCAFSGVWTTRTVAAVDADMRKIEQRSGAKQLMLDLSHIEKIDTAGAWLIDRLASAFEKKGVEVHLQGQSEVASILLGAVGDAVRREPESGPSGPPNIILRALELVGRRVYEMRDDFFASMNILGATIRGAQMKLGRGHAVNPAAIFNQIDRMGVGAIPVVVLMSAIVGAIVAQQGAYQLSYFGANIFVVDLVGVLILRELGVLMTAIMLAGRSGSAITAEIGSMKMREEVDALKVIGLNPIGVLVFPRLVALVIGLPCLTIIANFAALAGGIVAAWLYSDIPPAAFIDRLRVAIDLSTIFAGLIKAPFMALIIGIIASVEGMKVGGSAESLGLHVTASVVKSIFIVIILDGLFAMFYAAIGF